In a single window of the Coffea eugenioides isolate CCC68of chromosome 3, Ceug_1.0, whole genome shotgun sequence genome:
- the LOC113766987 gene encoding pectinesterase 3 — translation MESHIHQKLLLITAFSILVFNYEHSKFVQHVAAHTNLSPEPATFPSQGEESPDQELPGLGLVSFPPSEAFSLPDSDSLPPSESDEPSAEPFSLPDSDSLPPSESDETTEAFVPSYFGGDSPLPSSTYVDSDIKKICDSTDYPSLCLSTIVPSLNGQTDVFSVLEIAIKASHGYASFAFSMVKKLAMTPGMPNQLVAIINDCRDSYDDVLYNFQKAMTALPARDVGTMNTMLSAVLTDVGDCQDAINAAKIPCPLSVFGDKLTNMTSNCLAIASMIQ, via the coding sequence ATGGAGTCTCACATTCATCAGAAACTGCTGTTGATAACCGCATTCTCTATCCTTGTATTCAACTACGAACATTCTAAATTCGTCCAACATGTTGCAGCACACACAAACTTATCTCCAGAACCTGCGACATTTCCCAGTCAAGGGGAAGAAAGTCCTGACCAAGAACTCCCCGGGTTAGGCCTTGTCTCATTCCCTCCTTCAGAGGCCTTTTCTCTGCCTGACTCTGACTCGCTTCCCCCATCAGAATCAGATGAACCATCTGCAGAGCCCTTTTCTCTGCCTGACTCTGACTCGCTTCCTCCATCAGAATCAGATGAAACAACAGAGGCATTTGTACCATCCTATTTTGGCGGAGATTCACCATTGCCTTCATCTACCTATGTTGATTCTGACATCAAAAAGATATGCGATTCGACCGACTACCCTTCTCTTTGCCTCTCCACTATTGTTCCCTCACTAAATGGACAAACTGATGTGTTTTCTGTTCTTGAAATAGCAATTAAGGCCAGCCATGGTTATGCAAGCTTTGCGTTCTCCATGGTTAAAAAGTTAGCCATGACTCCAGGAATGCCTAATCAACTAGTTGCCATCATCAATGATTGCAGGGATAGTTATGACGATGTTCTGTACAATTTCCAGAAGGCAATGACTGCACTGCCGGCTCGTGACGTTGGCACCATGAACACTATGCTTAGTGCTGTTCTGACTGATGTAGGAGATTGCCAGGATGCCATAAATGCAGCTAAGATACCTTGTCCACTGTCCGTGTTTGGAGACAAGTTGACTAACATGACTAGCAATTGCCTTGCAATTGCTTCCATGATCCAGTAA